In Pseudomonas poae, a single genomic region encodes these proteins:
- a CDS encoding cupin domain-containing protein, giving the protein MSTPSKPPVAKPLHSDGLPSLSVRLRHARKVAGLTLKQVAVAAGCSESLISKLENDAASPSLAMLHRLAIALGSNVSELTSEEWVSEEPVLRAGARQVNRFANGAKKGYIDLERITHLQKGGLLQGDIHIVSPGMVSEMIEHAGEEMGYVIEGSLELTLGETTYTLNAGDSFHFPSNVPHGYRNGTTNVVRILWINTPATF; this is encoded by the coding sequence ATGTCCACACCCAGCAAACCGCCCGTCGCCAAACCCCTGCATTCCGATGGTTTGCCCAGCCTGAGCGTGCGCCTGCGCCATGCGCGCAAAGTGGCCGGGCTGACCCTCAAGCAAGTGGCAGTGGCCGCCGGTTGCTCCGAAAGCCTGATCTCCAAGCTGGAAAACGACGCCGCCTCGCCGTCCCTGGCCATGCTGCACCGCCTGGCCATCGCACTGGGCAGCAACGTGTCCGAGCTGACGTCTGAGGAGTGGGTATCGGAAGAGCCGGTACTGCGCGCCGGTGCCCGGCAAGTCAACCGCTTTGCCAATGGCGCGAAGAAAGGCTACATCGACCTGGAGCGCATCACCCACCTGCAAAAAGGCGGGTTGTTGCAGGGTGATATCCATATCGTGTCGCCCGGCATGGTCAGTGAGATGATCGAGCATGCCGGTGAAGAAATGGGCTACGTGATCGAGGGAAGCCTGGAGCTGACGTTGGGTGAAACCACATACACGTTGAACGCTGGAGATTCGTTCCACTTTCCGAGCAATGTGCCCCATGGTTATCGCAATGGGACCACCAATGTTGTGCGCATTCTGTGGATCAACACCCCTGCTACCTTCTAA